One part of the Lotus japonicus ecotype B-129 chromosome 2, LjGifu_v1.2 genome encodes these proteins:
- the LOC130740136 gene encoding transcription factor MYC2-like yields MNLWSDDNSSVMEAFMTSSDLSSVWPPAPPPPSQSSVAVLNQDTLQQRLQALIEGARETWTYAIFWQPSYDYSGTSLLGWGDGYYKGEEDKAKAKAKAKAKATSSAEQEHRRKVLRDLNSLISGSSAPASDDAVDEEVTDTEWFFLVSMTQSFVNGGGLAGQAYFNSTPVWVAGADRLAASACERARQGQLFGIQTLVCVPSANGVVELGSTELIYQNSDLMNKVKVLFNFSNSNLDLGSSWTLGSTTTAENDPSALWLADPDPDGRDSVSTVAPTTASVSIPSHHNNDQSIAKTLQFETPVSSTLTETPSAVNLTNQPSQNQRNQSSFFSREMNFSEYSFDAKNGSSNHQHLKPESGEILSFGDSKRTPNFFSGQSQFVPADEENNNGKKRSPNSRSSNDDGMLSFTSGVILPSSNLKSSTGGGDSEHSDLEASVVKEADSSRLVEPEKRPRKRGRKPANGREEPLNHVEAERQRREKLNQRFYALRAVVPNVSKMDKASLLGDAISYITELKTKLQSSESDKTGLQKQFDAMKKELEKTSEQSSSPTPPPPNKNKSFSSSSSSSNQILVEDIDVKIIGWDAMIRVQCSKKNHPAAILMAALMELDLEVNHASVSVVNDTMIQQATVKMGSRFYTQEQLRSALSSKFGDAP; encoded by the coding sequence ATGAATCTCTGGAGCGACGACAACTCCTCCGTCATGGAGGCCTTCATGACCTCCTCCGACTTATCCTCCGTCTGGCCACCAGCGCCGCCTCCTCCCTCTCAATCCTCCGTCGCCGTCCTCAACCAGGACACTCTCCAGCAACGCCTCCAGGCCCTAATCGAAGGCGCAAGAGAGACCTGGACCTACGCCATTTTCTGGCAACCTTCCTACGACTACTCCGGCACCTCCCTCCTCGGCTGGGGCGACGGTTACTACAAAGGCGAAGAGGACAAAGCCAAGGCAAAAGCAAAAGCCAAAGCCAAAGCCACCTCCTCCGCTGAACAAGAACACCGCCGGAAGGTGCTTCGTGACTTGAATTCCCTCATCTCCGGTTCCTCCGCCCCCGCTTCTGATGACGCTGTCGACGAAGAGGTCACCGACACGGAATGGTTCTTCCTTGTTTCCATGACCCAGTCGTTTGTCAACGGCGGCGGGCTAGCTGGTCAGGCGTATTTCAACTCCACCCCTGTTTGGGTCGCCGGCGCTGATCGCCTCGCAGCCTCCGCCTGCGAGAGGGCCAGGCAGGGGCAGCTCTTCGGAATCCAGACGCTCGTCTGCGTGCCGTCTGCAAACGGCGTCGTTGAACTCGGATCCACTGAGCTGATTTACCAGAACTCCGATCTGATGAACAAGGTGAAGGTGCTGTTCAATTTCAGCAACAGCAACCTCGATTTGGGTTCTTCCTGGACATTGggttccaccaccaccgccgagAATGACCCTTCCGCCCTCTGGCTCGCCGACCCCGACCCTGACGGCAGAGATTCCGTCAGCACCGTCGCTCCCACCACCGCTTCCGTTTCGATTCCCAGCCACCACAACAACGATCAGAGCATTGCGAAGACGTTGCAGTTCGAAACCCCTGTTTCGAGTACCTTGACTGAAACCCCGAGTGCTGTTAATCTCACAAACCAGCCATCGCAGAACCAGAGAAACCAGAGCAGCTTCTTCTCCAGGGAGATGAATTTCTCCGAGTACAGTTTCGATGCGAAGAACGGCAGCAGTAACCACCAGCATCTGAAGCCGGAATCCGGTGAGATTCTGAGCTTCGGTGACAGCAAGAGAACCCCCAATTTCTTCTCCGGCCAGTCGCAGTTCGTTCCGGCTGACGAGGAGAACAACAACGGGAAGAAGAGGTCACCGAATTCGAGAAGCAGCAACGACGACGGGATGCTTTCATTCACCTCCGGCGTGATTCTCCCGTCCTCGAATTTGAAATCCTCCACCGGCGGCGGCGATTCGGAGCATTCAGATCTGGAAGCTTCGGTGGTGAAGGAAGCCGACAGCAGCAGGTTGGTGGAGCCGGAGAAGCGACCTAGGAAGAGGGGGAGGAAACCGGCGAACGGCAGAGAGGAACCGTTGAACCACGTTGAAGCAGAGAGGCAGAGGAGGGAGAAGCTTAACCAGAGATTCTACGCGCTTCGCGCGGTGGTTCCGAACGTGTCGAAGATGGACAAAGCTTCACTGCTAGGAGACGCTATATCCTACATCACGGAGCTGAAGACCAAGCTTCAGAGTTCAGAATCGGATAAAACTGGGTTGCAGAAGCAATTTGATGCGATGAAGAAGGAGCTGGAGAAAACCAGTGAACAGTCTTCTTCTCCAACTCCACCTCCACCTAACAAGAACAAGTCCTTctcctcatcctcctcctcttccaatCAGATTCTAGTGGAGGACATTGACGTGAAGATCATTGGGTGGGATGCAATGATAAGGGTCCAATGCAGCAAGAAGAACCACCCGGCCGCGATTTTGATGGCGGCGTTGATGGAGCTGGACCTTGAGGTGAACCATGCTAGTGTGTCAGTGGTGAATGATACCATGATCCAGCAAGCAACAGTGAAGATGGGAAGCCGCTTTTACACTCAGGAGCAGCTTCGATCAGCACTCTCTTCCAAATTTGGGGATGCTCCTTAG